The following proteins are co-located in the Sphaeramia orbicularis chromosome 24, fSphaOr1.1, whole genome shotgun sequence genome:
- the LOC115415184 gene encoding sphingosine-1-phosphate phosphatase 1-like, with the protein MANEFVKTFVQMCNYLQDPCHVARFQNLCGVQGTFPDKTTKGDSGQPDPDRPGLRKRVQAEVGVGNGAAGDATPPQVNGMQDDITGRPDGTAAATADTDTTRAKPLRRNSLTGDGGQEFLIHNKFLFYLFTFGTELGNEMFFIIFFPFLFWNVDALVSRRLIVVWAWNLFVGQSTKDMVRWSRPASPPVVKVEVFYNSEYSMPSTHAMTGTAIPFCLFMLSYGRWQYPFLFGFCVALSWSVLVCVSRVYMGMHSILEVITGFLYSLLVLAFFQPILDKIDSFYMMGDYAPLVIIVSHVSLGLVAFSLDSWSTSRGDTAQALGTGAGAALATHVNYQLGLLDDPPLSSLPLTLPPLSISLVVCSVLRFLVGVAVILITRMFMKAVTIPFLCRLFGLPSDDVRQARQHMRVELPYRYIVYSVVGFSCVFVVPLLFRILNLA; encoded by the exons ATGGCGAACGAGTTTGTAAAGACGTTCGTGCAGATGTGTAATTATCTGCAGGATCCCTGTCATGTTGCGAGGTTTCAGAATTTATGCGGCGTTCAAGGGACGTTTCCGGACAAAACCACCAAAGGGGACAGTGGACAGCCGGACCCGGACCGTCCCGGACTGAGGAAGAGGGTCCAGGCAGAGGTGGGTGTAGGGAACGGGGCAGCCGGGGACGCGACGCCGCCGCAGGTTAACGGGATGCAGGATGACATTACCGGGAGGCCCGACGGCACGGCGGCCGCTACAGCCGATACGGACACCACAAGAGCCAAACCCCTCCGGAGGAACTCCCTGACCGGGGACGGGGGTCAAGAGTTCCTCATCCACAACAAGTTCCTCTTCTACCTATTCACTTTTGGGACTGAGCTCGGCAACGAGatgttcttcatcatcttcttccctTTCCTGTTTTGGAACGTGGACGCCCTGGTCAGCCGCAGACTCATCGTGGTCTGGGCCTGGAACCTGTTCGTGGGTCAGTCCACCAAGGATATGGTCCGCTGGTCCCGGCCCGCCTCGCCCCCCGTGGTGAAGGTGGAGGTCTTCTACAACTCTGAGTACAGCATGCCGTCCACACACGCCATGACCGGGACAGCCATACCCTTCTGTCTCTTCATGTTGTCCTATGGACGGTGGCAG TATCCTTTCCTGTTTGGATTTTGTGTGGCTCTCAGCTGGAGTGTCCTAGTCTGTGTGAGCCGAGTCTACATGGGGATGCATTCCATTCTG GAAGTAATCACTGGCTTCCTCTACAGCCTTCTCGTTCTCGCCTTCTTCCAACCAATTCTGGACAAGATCGACAGCTTTTACATGATGGGTGACTACGCCCCCCTCGTCATCATTGTGTCACATGTGAGCTTGGGCCTTGTGGCGTTCTCCCTGGATTCGTGGAGCACCTCTCGGGGTGATACAGCTCAGGCCCTGGGCACCGGGGCCGGGGCGGCTCTGGCTACACATGTGAACTATCAGTTAGGACTCTTGGATGACCCGCCGCTGTCCTCGCTGCCTCTGACTCTACCGCCGCTCAGCATTAGTTTGGTGGTCTGCTCCGTGCTGCGCTTCCTCGTCGGAGTGGCCGTCATCCTCATCACCAGAATGTTTATGAAGGCAGTGACTATTCCCTTCTTATGTCGGCTGTTCGGGCTGCCCTCAGATGACGTACGGCAGGCGAGGCAGCACATGAGAGTGGAGCTGCCGTATCGTTACATCGTCTACAGTGTTGTGGGTTTTAGTTGTGTCTTTGTGGTGCCTCTACTCTTTAGGATCTTAAACCTGGCCTAA
- the abcd4 gene encoding lysosomal cobalamin transporter ABCD4 isoform X2: MPLLQKSNGKGTKSSRLKLDWKFVQRFCSIQKVLFPSWSSQSVLMFGTLLGVTLSEQLIIYQVGILPSHFYNVLADKDYSGFQSLVGKAMVLILLNSTLKSIDQYICNQMYVSWRKTLTESLHSVYFQGRVYYTLNVLREDIDNPDQRISQDAERLCKQMSTMASRLIVSPFTLTYYTYHCFLSTGWIGPLSIFGYFVIGTIANKILMGPIVSTLFEQEKLEGDFRFKHMQIRVNAESAAFYRAGKVEHMRTDRRLQDLLQVQKSLINKELWLYIGVNTFDYLGGFLSYIIIAIPIFTGIYDGLTPGELSALISKNAFVCIYLINGFTQIIDLSTTLSDVAGYTHRIGELQEVMDDILCTQCDYDPASGESYDFDSDFNIHAGPVDTAFIVDHLSYKSPYSDELLVEDLSLKISQGTHLLVVGNTGTGKTSLLRVLNRLWEAQSGFVQMTTCFGPRGTLFLPQKPYLTDGTLREQVIYPLKDIYPASGSVDDDRIINFLELAGVSSLLKRTGGLDEKVDWNWYDVLSPGEMQRLSFARLFYLQPKYAVLDEATSALTEEAEGQLYRMCKQLGMTLVSLGHRSSLEKYHDVKLKLCGGGLWELKNIKEADT; this comes from the exons ATGCCACTTTTGCAAAAATCGAATGGCAAAGGGACAAAAAG CTCCAGACTAAAATTAGACTGGAAGTTTGTTCAGAGGTTCTGCAGCATCCAGAAGGTCCTGTTCCCATCATGGTCCAGTCAAAGTGTCCTGATGTTTGGGACTCTGCTTGGTGTCACCTTGTCAG AGCAGCTGATCATTTACCAGGTGGGAATCCTCCCCAGTCACTTCTACAATGTGCTGGCTGATAAAGATTACTCAGGTTTCCAGAGTCTGGTGGGAAAAGCCATGGTGCTTATTTTGCTCAACTCCACA TTGAAAAGTATTGACCAGTACATTTGTAATCAGATGTATGTCAGCTGGAGGAAGACGTTAACGGAGAGTCTCCACTCGGTGTATTTCCAGGGTCGAGTCTATTACACTCTCAATGTGCTCAGAGAGGACATAGATAACCC TGACCAGCGAATCAGTCAGGATGCAGAGCGGTTGTGCAAACAGATGAGCACCATGGCCAGTCGTCTGATCGTCTCACCGTTCACGTTGACTTACTACACCTACCACTGCTTTCTCAG CACCGGTTGGATCGGTCCTCTGAGTATCTTTGGTTACTTTGTTATTGGGACCATTGCCAATAAAATTCTCATGGGGCCAATTGTTTCAACTCTATTTGAGCAAGAAAAACTGGAAGGAGACTTCAG ATTCAAACACATGCAGATCCGTGTCAATGCAGAATCTGCGGCTTTCTACAG AGCTGGTAAAGTGGAGCACATGAGGACTGACCGACGGCTGCAGGATCTGCTGCAAGTACAGAAGAGTTTAATAAACAAAGAGCTCTGGCTTTATA TTGGGGTAAACACCTTTGACTACCTCGGAGGTTTCCTCAGCTACATTATCATCGCTATTCCCATCTTCACCGGTATTTATGATGGGCTGACTCCTGGTGAGCTCAGCGCCCTCATCAGTAAG AATGCCTTTGTGTGCATCTATTTGATAAATGGTTTCACACAGATAATAGACCTGTCCACCACTCTGTCAGATGTGGCCGGATACACCCACAG GATCGGGGAGCTCCAAGAGGTGATGGATGATATTCTATGCACACAGTGTGACTACGACCCAGCGTCAGGGGAGAGCTACGACTTTGACAG TGACTTCAACATTCACGCCGGCCCTGTGGACACCGCCTTTATCGTGGACCATCTCTCATACAAATCTCCATACTCAGATGAGCTGCTGGTGGAAGATCTGAGTCTGAAGATCAGCCAGGGAACACACCTACTGGTGGTGGGGAACACAGGAACGGGCAAGACGTCACTACTGAGGGTCCTCAACCGCCTATGGGAGGCACAGAGCG GTTTCGTCCAGATGACCACATGTTTTGGACCCAGAGGGACCCTCTTCCTGCCACAGAAACCATATCTGACTGATGGTACACTGCGTGAACAG GTGATCTACCCTTTGAAGGATATTTACCCTGCTTCAG GGTCAGTGGACGATGACAGAATCATTAACTTCCTGGAACTGGCCGGGGTG TCAAGTCTCCTGAAGAGGACGGGTGGACTGGATGAAAAGGTGGACTGGAACTG GTATGATGTTCTATCTCCAGGTGAAATGCAGCGTCTCTCCTTTGCACGACTCTTCTACCTGCAGCCAAAATATGCAG TGCTGGATGAAGCCACCAGTGCTTTAACCGAGGAGGCGGAGGGTCAACTCTACCGGATGTGTAAACAGCTGGGCATGACTCTGGTCAGTCTGGGACACCGTAGCAGCCTTGAAAAG TACCATGATGTTAAGCTGAAGCTGTGTGGAGGTGGACTGTGGGAGTTAAAGAACATAAAGGAAGCAGACACATAG
- the abcd4 gene encoding lysosomal cobalamin transporter ABCD4 isoform X1, with product MPLLQKSNGKGTKSSRLKLDWKFVQRFCSIQKVLFPSWSSQSVLMFGTLLGVTLSEQLIIYQVGILPSHFYNVLADKDYSGFQSLVGKAMVLILLNSTLKSIDQYICNQMYVSWRKTLTESLHSVYFQGRVYYTLNVLREDIDNPDQRISQDAERLCKQMSTMASRLIVSPFTLTYYTYHCFLSTGWIGPLSIFGYFVIGTIANKILMGPIVSTLFEQEKLEGDFRFKHMQIRVNAESAAFYRAGKVEHMRTDRRLQDLLQVQKSLINKELWLYIGVNTFDYLGGFLSYIIIAIPIFTGIYDGLTPGELSALISKNAFVCIYLINGFTQIIDLSTTLSDVAGYTHRIGELQEVMDDILCTQCDYDPASGESYDFDSDFNIHAGPVDTAFIVDHLSYKSPYSDELLVEDLSLKISQGTHLLVVGNTGTGKTSLLRVLNRLWEAQSGFVQMTTCFGPRGTLFLPQKPYLTDGTLREQVIYPLKDIYPASDSVASSFPGSVDDDRIINFLELAGVSSLLKRTGGLDEKVDWNWYDVLSPGEMQRLSFARLFYLQPKYAVLDEATSALTEEAEGQLYRMCKQLGMTLVSLGHRSSLEKYHDVKLKLCGGGLWELKNIKEADT from the exons ATGCCACTTTTGCAAAAATCGAATGGCAAAGGGACAAAAAG CTCCAGACTAAAATTAGACTGGAAGTTTGTTCAGAGGTTCTGCAGCATCCAGAAGGTCCTGTTCCCATCATGGTCCAGTCAAAGTGTCCTGATGTTTGGGACTCTGCTTGGTGTCACCTTGTCAG AGCAGCTGATCATTTACCAGGTGGGAATCCTCCCCAGTCACTTCTACAATGTGCTGGCTGATAAAGATTACTCAGGTTTCCAGAGTCTGGTGGGAAAAGCCATGGTGCTTATTTTGCTCAACTCCACA TTGAAAAGTATTGACCAGTACATTTGTAATCAGATGTATGTCAGCTGGAGGAAGACGTTAACGGAGAGTCTCCACTCGGTGTATTTCCAGGGTCGAGTCTATTACACTCTCAATGTGCTCAGAGAGGACATAGATAACCC TGACCAGCGAATCAGTCAGGATGCAGAGCGGTTGTGCAAACAGATGAGCACCATGGCCAGTCGTCTGATCGTCTCACCGTTCACGTTGACTTACTACACCTACCACTGCTTTCTCAG CACCGGTTGGATCGGTCCTCTGAGTATCTTTGGTTACTTTGTTATTGGGACCATTGCCAATAAAATTCTCATGGGGCCAATTGTTTCAACTCTATTTGAGCAAGAAAAACTGGAAGGAGACTTCAG ATTCAAACACATGCAGATCCGTGTCAATGCAGAATCTGCGGCTTTCTACAG AGCTGGTAAAGTGGAGCACATGAGGACTGACCGACGGCTGCAGGATCTGCTGCAAGTACAGAAGAGTTTAATAAACAAAGAGCTCTGGCTTTATA TTGGGGTAAACACCTTTGACTACCTCGGAGGTTTCCTCAGCTACATTATCATCGCTATTCCCATCTTCACCGGTATTTATGATGGGCTGACTCCTGGTGAGCTCAGCGCCCTCATCAGTAAG AATGCCTTTGTGTGCATCTATTTGATAAATGGTTTCACACAGATAATAGACCTGTCCACCACTCTGTCAGATGTGGCCGGATACACCCACAG GATCGGGGAGCTCCAAGAGGTGATGGATGATATTCTATGCACACAGTGTGACTACGACCCAGCGTCAGGGGAGAGCTACGACTTTGACAG TGACTTCAACATTCACGCCGGCCCTGTGGACACCGCCTTTATCGTGGACCATCTCTCATACAAATCTCCATACTCAGATGAGCTGCTGGTGGAAGATCTGAGTCTGAAGATCAGCCAGGGAACACACCTACTGGTGGTGGGGAACACAGGAACGGGCAAGACGTCACTACTGAGGGTCCTCAACCGCCTATGGGAGGCACAGAGCG GTTTCGTCCAGATGACCACATGTTTTGGACCCAGAGGGACCCTCTTCCTGCCACAGAAACCATATCTGACTGATGGTACACTGCGTGAACAG GTGATCTACCCTTTGAAGGATATTTACCCTGCTTCAG ATTCTGTAGCTTCTTCTTTTCCAGGGTCAGTGGACGATGACAGAATCATTAACTTCCTGGAACTGGCCGGGGTG TCAAGTCTCCTGAAGAGGACGGGTGGACTGGATGAAAAGGTGGACTGGAACTG GTATGATGTTCTATCTCCAGGTGAAATGCAGCGTCTCTCCTTTGCACGACTCTTCTACCTGCAGCCAAAATATGCAG TGCTGGATGAAGCCACCAGTGCTTTAACCGAGGAGGCGGAGGGTCAACTCTACCGGATGTGTAAACAGCTGGGCATGACTCTGGTCAGTCTGGGACACCGTAGCAGCCTTGAAAAG TACCATGATGTTAAGCTGAAGCTGTGTGGAGGTGGACTGTGGGAGTTAAAGAACATAAAGGAAGCAGACACATAG